The following is a genomic window from uncultured Draconibacterium sp..
GCTGAACCGATATTAAAGTTAGTGCTCGAAAACCAGCCGGAATACATGGAGTCGACGCGTTTGTTGGAATTCCTGTCGTATTTTAAACCCATTAGCGACGAGGAAATCCCGCCAACATCGTTATTGCGCGAGTTTCTGGGGGGAAGTAGTTTTGCTTATTAATATTTAAGAAGGATTTGCATTTTACCTTCTCTTTCAGCTTTCGTATCTCTTATGGTTGCTCCACGTTTGGCAATTTGTAGCTTTTGTAAGCACCGGCCAATCCAAGTACCGATAACAGCAATATCACACCTTCAACCGATAGCAGCGAAACCAAAGCACTTAAGCCACCTACCATTAAAAGAATAATGCCGATAACGGTATTACTCACCGATACATAACTGGTACGCTCGTTTCCTGTGCCCATATCAATAACGTAGGTTTTGCGCCCCAAACGAACGCCCTGGTGGGCAATACCTAAAATAAACAATACAACCGGGTAGAGCCATTTCGCACTTCGTAACAACGGAAAATACGAAATGGTGAAAAAGATAAAAATGCCCAAAACAGAAGCGATCAGCACCGCCAGCGCCATAATATTCTTGCTCGATTTATCAGCATATTTGCCCCAAATCGGCGAGCTAAGGGTAGATGCAACACCTTTAGCGATAATAAATAGCCCGAGTAGGTAGGCTTCCTTTCCTACGTAATTTTGTGCCAGTACAACATAAAAAGGGGCCGATAAAGCAGTGCATAACAGCAAGGTCCGGGCGATAATAAAATTGGGAAATTGTTTGTTGGTTTTTAGCAGGGCAAAACTCGCGAAGATGCTGTTTTTGTCAGAGGACTCTTCCTTAATTTGGCTGGGGAATTCCTTAATTCCCGAATAAATCACTGCCGCTACCAGCCAAGTTGCCGAAGCAAAAAAGATGATGTTGGTATAAAAATTTATATTAGCACCTTTTTCCGACCGATACAACATAAACAAACCTGCTGCCAGTACCAACACTCCCGAAACCGAAACAGCGTAGCCTTTCATGCGTCCGCGGCGGGTTTTGGGGATGGTTTTCCCGATAATGTCTTTCGAGCTTAGCGAGCTTATACTTCTTGATAAGCTAAACAGCACAACGGAAGTAACAATCAGCCATCCGGCAGTAACGCCTTTAAAATTAAGGGCAATAATTCCAATGGCTCCGATAGCCAGAAACTGAAGCAATGCACCAATTATCCACAGC
Proteins encoded in this region:
- a CDS encoding MFS transporter, which encodes MFEKLYYYLNKGDKQGVCTDITEDACKYVPRNFFLQIFSNMFIQLGDTLSNPKTVLTWLMSYVSAPVYLISLIVPLRESGSMVPQVFFAPFIRKRSIRKWLWIIGALLQFLAIGAIGIIALNFKGVTAGWLIVTSVVLFSLSRSISSLSSKDIIGKTIPKTRRGRMKGYAVSVSGVLVLAAGLFMLYRSEKGANINFYTNIIFFASATWLVAAVIYSGIKEFPSQIKEESSDKNSIFASFALLKTNKQFPNFIIARTLLLCTALSAPFYVVLAQNYVGKEAYLLGLFIIAKGVASTLSSPIWGKYADKSSKNIMALAVLIASVLGIFIFFTISYFPLLRSAKWLYPVVLFILGIAHQGVRLGRKTYVIDMGTGNERTSYVSVSNTVIGIILLMVGGLSALVSLLSVEGVILLLSVLGLAGAYKSYKLPNVEQP